From Ignavibacteria bacterium, one genomic window encodes:
- a CDS encoding SIMPL domain-containing protein, with protein MQYRLWAAIAVAAGVVAAAALLGSAWTGSHPRTEKIIVTGLAQQDFVSDLIVWRASFSRMGPTVASAYGQIRADADRVKSYLISKGIPSSAIIISAVAINPVYRSVQNGERYEQVFDGYNLSQNVQVESKDVDRVEMLSREISELIDAGVVLNSQPPEYYYTKLAELKLDLLAKASKDGTERAEKIAENSAGRLGKLLRADMGIFQITAQNSNEDYSWGGAFNTTSKRKTASITVKMEFDL; from the coding sequence ATGCAGTATCGACTTTGGGCAGCCATTGCAGTGGCTGCGGGTGTTGTGGCCGCCGCCGCATTGTTGGGCTCGGCGTGGACGGGAAGTCATCCACGGACAGAGAAGATCATCGTTACGGGGCTTGCCCAGCAGGATTTTGTAAGTGATCTCATTGTCTGGAGGGCATCGTTCTCGAGGATGGGGCCTACGGTGGCAAGTGCTTATGGTCAGATTCGGGCCGATGCCGACAGGGTAAAGAGCTATCTCATCTCAAAGGGAATCCCTTCCAGCGCTATCATCATCAGTGCCGTTGCCATCAATCCGGTATACCGATCCGTGCAGAATGGTGAGCGCTATGAGCAAGTTTTTGACGGGTACAATCTCAGTCAGAACGTGCAGGTAGAGAGTAAGGATGTTGACAGGGTAGAGATGTTGTCGCGGGAGATCAGCGAGCTTATTGATGCCGGCGTGGTCTTGAACTCACAGCCGCCTGAATACTACTACACAAAGTTGGCAGAGCTCAAGCTAGATCTGCTCGCTAAGGCGTCCAAGGACGGCACTGAGCGTGCGGAGAAGATCGCCGAGAACTCCGCCGGGCGGCTTGGCAAGCTGCTTCGAGCCGATATGGGGATCTTCCAGATCACCGCGCAGAACAGCAATGAAGATTACAGTTGGGGTGGTGCTTTCAATACGACATCTAAACGTAAGACAGCCTCGATCACCGTGAAAATGGAGTTCGACCTCTGA
- a CDS encoding c-type cytochrome, producing the protein MKRVLKWLGFAVLAIVLLIGGFALFIQFRSLPSYDVAVPNVTVESTPERVARGRHLAMSLCAECHRHPTTRTLSGTQMLDLPEQFGIAYSKNITNHPTKGIGAWKDGELLWLLRTGIHPKTGLYVPPWMPKFVHMSDEDLKSIVAWLRSDDAMVASTEQTNIESSPSWFAKFLATVAFKPFDYPAAPIAQPDTTNLVAYGKYLATGVYDCYACHSADIATMNQLEPEKTPGFFGGGTQMLDVNRNPMYATNITFDKTHGIGAWTEEQFVSALRDGFRPNGKPIKYPMPRGVHMTDLELRAMYAYIKTVPTSTNVVPPSHVYTPEPGASVGEKAYLSYGCVNCHGSKGVGYGDLRLADKKYPDDSTLISVIRNVRSYYPESTMPVWDGRIKEDEYASLAAHVRKLGTQGAP; encoded by the coding sequence ATGAAGAGAGTCTTAAAATGGCTCGGTTTTGCCGTGCTTGCGATCGTTTTGTTGATTGGGGGCTTTGCCCTTTTCATTCAATTCCGATCATTGCCGTCGTATGACGTAGCTGTACCTAATGTAACAGTGGAAAGCACGCCTGAGCGAGTGGCGCGAGGACGCCATTTGGCAATGTCGCTCTGCGCTGAGTGTCACCGACATCCAACCACCCGCACGCTATCCGGCACGCAGATGCTGGACCTGCCGGAGCAATTCGGCATTGCGTATTCAAAGAACATCACCAATCACCCAACCAAGGGGATCGGTGCGTGGAAGGACGGGGAGCTGTTGTGGTTGCTGCGAACGGGGATCCATCCGAAGACCGGACTCTATGTACCGCCGTGGATGCCCAAGTTCGTGCATATGAGTGATGAAGATCTCAAGTCGATCGTTGCCTGGTTGCGCAGTGATGATGCAATGGTTGCATCAACCGAACAGACGAACATTGAATCAAGTCCATCGTGGTTTGCCAAGTTCCTAGCAACTGTTGCATTCAAGCCATTCGACTACCCTGCGGCGCCGATCGCACAGCCGGACACAACGAATCTGGTTGCATACGGAAAGTATCTGGCCACCGGTGTGTACGATTGTTATGCATGTCACTCAGCCGATATCGCAACAATGAATCAGCTTGAGCCTGAGAAGACGCCGGGGTTTTTTGGAGGGGGCACGCAGATGCTTGATGTGAACCGCAATCCGATGTATGCAACGAACATCACGTTCGACAAGACGCATGGGATAGGGGCGTGGACAGAAGAGCAATTTGTTAGTGCATTGCGTGATGGTTTCCGTCCGAACGGCAAACCCATCAAGTATCCAATGCCTCGCGGCGTGCACATGACTGACCTGGAGCTGCGTGCGATGTATGCCTACATCAAGACCGTACCCACGAGTACGAACGTTGTGCCGCCGAGCCACGTCTACACACCAGAACCAGGTGCCAGTGTCGGTGAGAAAGCCTACCTATCCTACGGTTGTGTGAATTGTCACGGCAGCAAGGGCGTTGGGTATGGAGATCTTCGTCTGGCCGACAAGAAGTATCCCGACGACTCAACCCTGATCTCCGTGATCCGCAACGTCCGGTCGTATTATCCTGAATCCACCATGCCAGTATGGGATGGTCGGATCAAGGAAGATGAATACGCTTCACTTGCTGCGCACGTTCGGAAGCTGGGTACGCAAGGGGCTCCATAA
- a CDS encoding translation initiation factor produces the protein MPGLEDLASMLGIPEPDKNNPTAKADDKRRGHDGQVLQLRVRVEKRRGKPVSIAWGFFSHPMELNRLLTLFKKTLGAGGQLVDQTIEMQGDHAERMKKVLEAEGYRLKK, from the coding sequence ATGCCCGGACTCGAAGATCTCGCCTCAATGCTCGGCATACCCGAGCCCGATAAAAACAATCCCACTGCCAAGGCCGATGATAAACGTCGCGGTCATGACGGTCAGGTTCTCCAACTCCGCGTGCGTGTTGAAAAACGTCGTGGCAAGCCCGTATCCATCGCATGGGGCTTCTTCTCCCATCCCATGGAGCTCAACCGACTCCTCACCCTCTTCAAGAAAACCCTCGGCGCCGGCGGTCAACTCGTTGATCAAACGATCGAAATGCAAGGCGACCACGCAGAGCGTATGAAGAAGGTGCTTGAAGCAGAAGGATATCGGTTGAAGAAATGA
- a CDS encoding GNAT family N-acetyltransferase — translation MPYAITVHPYTAADRNEWETFVESSNNGTMFHLHRFLDYHPEGKWNWHHLMFRHGGKLVGVLPGGINKEGAFWSPMGASYGSICTQDISFELTLAIVDAFINYCKQTGIRDAYLIPAPIVYTRNYSQHHEYAMLYRKASFELHYISHAIDLKHGKDFAKYFDATARKSINRIIREGEITIRDSEDYATFHEILLENKARHGVLPTHTLDDLLKLRELMPEKLKLMLVYKDNVAIAGSLLFLANPKVVLCFYNMLRYEYEHLRPIYLVMHETCRWAIENGYEWVDIGVSQDTKDPDPMTPSVGLINFKERFDARGILRSTYHLSITP, via the coding sequence ATGCCATACGCAATTACCGTTCATCCGTATACCGCCGCCGACCGAAACGAATGGGAGACCTTCGTTGAGAGTTCGAACAACGGTACCATGTTCCACCTCCATCGCTTCTTGGACTATCATCCAGAAGGGAAATGGAACTGGCATCACCTGATGTTCCGTCACGGTGGAAAACTTGTTGGTGTTCTTCCAGGCGGCATAAACAAGGAAGGGGCTTTTTGGTCGCCCATGGGTGCCTCGTACGGATCGATCTGCACGCAGGATATCTCCTTCGAGCTCACTCTCGCCATCGTTGATGCATTCATCAACTACTGTAAACAGACTGGTATTCGAGATGCCTATTTGATTCCGGCGCCCATCGTGTATACGAGGAACTACAGTCAGCACCACGAATACGCCATGCTCTACCGCAAGGCAAGTTTTGAGCTGCATTACATTTCGCATGCTATTGACCTGAAACACGGGAAGGATTTTGCGAAGTACTTCGATGCAACCGCGCGCAAGAGTATCAATCGGATCATTCGCGAGGGCGAGATCACCATCCGCGACAGTGAGGACTACGCCACGTTCCACGAGATCCTCTTGGAGAACAAGGCCCGTCACGGCGTTCTGCCCACGCACACATTGGACGATCTTCTCAAACTCCGCGAGCTGATGCCGGAGAAGCTCAAGCTTATGCTTGTGTATAAGGACAATGTTGCGATTGCCGGTTCGCTCCTCTTTCTCGCAAACCCCAAGGTTGTCCTCTGCTTCTACAACATGCTTCGATACGAGTACGAGCATTTGAGACCGATCTACCTGGTGATGCACGAAACATGTCGGTGGGCTATTGAGAATGGGTATGAGTGGGTGGACATCGGTGTCTCTCAGGACACCAAGGACCCGGATCCGATGACGCCGTCCGTCGGTCTCATCAATTTCAAAGAACGTTTTGATGCCCGCGGGATCTTGCGGAGCACCTACCATCTCTCGATCACTCCATAA
- a CDS encoding DinB family protein — protein MIVRSEQETVAEILDKTRKLSRYYLSKLDVVDPLLQIQVGDHKLNCITWIAAHLTWAEHELVVRALGAEPLPIPWLDQFQYGTSSEPQDSWPSLNEIRVDLDRVHAAALAAIRSQTDFGDPAQIELFGPTSTKRDIVYHAIRHEGTHAGHLGWLCKLNGLETI, from the coding sequence ATGATCGTCCGTTCTGAACAAGAAACCGTGGCCGAGATCCTCGACAAAACGCGGAAACTCTCTCGATACTATCTGTCAAAACTCGATGTCGTTGATCCGCTACTCCAGATCCAAGTGGGCGATCATAAGCTCAACTGTATCACATGGATAGCTGCCCATCTAACATGGGCAGAACATGAACTTGTGGTCCGTGCCCTTGGTGCTGAGCCCCTTCCCATCCCGTGGCTCGATCAGTTTCAATATGGTACATCGTCAGAACCGCAAGACTCTTGGCCGTCGCTGAATGAGATCCGCGTAGACCTCGATCGGGTCCATGCTGCCGCACTTGCGGCCATACGCTCTCAAACAGACTTCGGCGATCCCGCTCAGATCGAACTGTTCGGACCAACATCTACTAAACGAGATATCGTTTATCACGCTATCCGCCACGAAGGCACCCACGCCGGCCACCTCGGCTGGCTCTGTAAGCTTAACGGTCTCGAAACGATCTAG
- a CDS encoding 1-acyl-sn-glycerol-3-phosphate acyltransferase: MRTWLILAVIFVVTALYAVVAMMHMILFRNEEVFFAYSRSWSKLLLWFSNVHVTMEGASALRPGERHIYVSNHASLFDIPVILANVPDNVRIMYKRELRKIPIFGWCLRFSPYIAIDRERSREASDVLDSVVETLSTGSSVLVFPEGTRSEDGNVGVFRRGAFALAVRSGRTIVPLSLTGTAGILPKKTRHIQGGNVTLRIDAPIAVPQPATREIEKGLMAQVRQIIANNVDSQV, translated from the coding sequence ATGAGAACATGGCTGATTCTGGCAGTGATCTTCGTAGTAACCGCGCTTTATGCTGTTGTTGCGATGATGCATATGATCCTCTTTCGCAATGAAGAGGTCTTCTTTGCCTATTCCCGGTCGTGGTCAAAATTGCTTTTGTGGTTTTCCAATGTCCACGTAACTATGGAAGGGGCTTCTGCCCTCCGTCCGGGTGAACGTCACATCTACGTTTCCAACCACGCCAGTTTGTTTGACATTCCGGTGATCCTTGCCAACGTGCCGGATAATGTGCGCATCATGTACAAACGTGAACTCCGAAAGATTCCCATCTTTGGCTGGTGTCTCCGGTTTTCGCCCTACATCGCGATCGACAGAGAGAGGAGTCGAGAAGCCAGCGATGTGCTGGATTCCGTTGTTGAAACACTCAGCACAGGCAGCTCCGTGCTTGTCTTTCCGGAGGGCACTCGATCCGAAGACGGTAATGTAGGAGTATTCCGCAGAGGTGCCTTTGCCCTTGCCGTTCGCAGTGGGCGGACCATTGTGCCCCTTTCCCTGACCGGAACTGCAGGGATCCTTCCAAAGAAGACAAGGCATATTCAGGGCGGAAATGTCACGCTGAGAATCGACGCCCCGATAGCTGTTCCCCAGCCGGCCACACGTGAGATCGAAAAGGGGCTTATGGCACAGGTTCGGCAGATCATCGCGAACAACGTAGATTCGCAGGTATGA
- a CDS encoding glycogen synthase, giving the protein MAKPLSILFVTSEIYPFIKTSEFADLCYAHCLGVREIGHDIRAMMPKYGYISERKNRIHEINRLRDIPIPIGSEAHPATVKSSSINNPRVKVQSYITTNSNYLDVNKGIEADITTGVTFPNNDERYIFYNRTVLETCLLLGWFPDIIHCVGWQTALIPAYIRTRYPQEFKKTKIVMTISDFEEQGVFPLKSLQKTGLTEDAMEKAKYKNKMNFLRAGMAYADRVSTLSPTYATELVANKEFTENWLPLLNKKPLAGIGHGIDLLHWNPKTDSNNRAKYDVKDPSNKESAREALQKETGLAVKDDAMIAAFLGPLTEERGADAFIAAIPDLIKTGVQVIIATDMPTPLRKAADALMKKHPHEVQVRVGYDEEYLHHVMAGATVLVKPSRHEVSGQFQRIALAYGTIPIVRATGGIAEGLIDADEAKGAGNAFIMKKTDAAEIVKTFKRAQKAHASHEAWSEIVAKAMSTPVGWSASAQGYDEFYRSLVKDTK; this is encoded by the coding sequence ATGGCAAAACCGCTGAGTATTCTGTTCGTCACGAGCGAGATCTACCCGTTCATTAAGACGTCCGAATTTGCCGACCTGTGTTATGCACACTGCTTAGGCGTGCGAGAGATCGGACACGACATTCGTGCCATGATGCCTAAGTATGGCTACATCTCGGAACGTAAGAATCGTATTCACGAGATCAATCGACTGCGCGATATCCCGATCCCGATCGGGTCAGAAGCCCATCCGGCTACTGTAAAGTCGAGCTCGATCAATAACCCGCGTGTAAAGGTCCAGTCGTATATCACGACGAACTCGAACTACCTCGATGTGAATAAGGGTATCGAAGCAGACATCACCACGGGCGTTACGTTCCCGAACAATGATGAACGCTACATATTCTATAACCGCACGGTTCTAGAGACATGTCTATTGCTCGGTTGGTTCCCGGATATCATCCACTGCGTTGGCTGGCAAACGGCCCTCATCCCGGCATATATCCGTACACGCTACCCACAGGAGTTCAAGAAGACGAAGATCGTTATGACGATCTCGGACTTCGAAGAACAAGGTGTGTTCCCTCTGAAGTCCCTTCAAAAGACGGGGCTTACCGAAGACGCAATGGAAAAGGCGAAGTACAAGAATAAAATGAACTTCCTGCGCGCCGGCATGGCATATGCAGACCGCGTGTCTACCTTGTCTCCGACGTATGCTACTGAACTCGTTGCTAATAAAGAGTTCACGGAGAACTGGCTTCCGTTACTGAATAAGAAGCCATTGGCTGGTATCGGTCATGGCATAGACCTCCTCCATTGGAACCCAAAGACTGATTCGAACAATCGTGCGAAGTACGATGTAAAGGATCCTTCCAATAAGGAATCTGCTCGCGAAGCCCTTCAAAAAGAAACCGGTCTCGCCGTGAAGGACGATGCGATGATCGCTGCCTTCCTCGGGCCTCTTACAGAAGAGCGCGGAGCAGATGCATTCATCGCCGCCATCCCGGACCTCATTAAAACCGGAGTTCAGGTCATCATCGCAACCGATATGCCTACTCCGCTGCGTAAGGCCGCCGATGCTCTCATGAAGAAACATCCTCATGAGGTTCAGGTTCGAGTTGGATATGATGAAGAATACCTACATCACGTCATGGCGGGCGCTACGGTTCTTGTGAAGCCGTCCCGACATGAGGTGAGCGGACAGTTCCAGCGCATTGCTCTTGCCTATGGCACTATCCCTATCGTCCGTGCTACGGGCGGAATCGCAGAGGGTCTTATCGACGCAGATGAGGCAAAGGGGGCAGGCAATGCCTTCATCATGAAGAAGACGGATGCTGCCGAGATCGTCAAGACATTCAAACGCGCTCAAAAAGCACACGCATCACACGAAGCCTGGAGTGAGATCGTCGCCAAGGCTATGTCTACACCTGTTGGCTGGTCTGCATCAGCTCAGGGATACGACGAGTTTTACAGATCTCTGGTCAAGGATACCAAATAG
- a CDS encoding glycosyltransferase family 9 protein, translating to MTQAPSHIAVLRTDRLGDMVLTLPMFNALRSRFPQAHLTLITRSYVRPLVHEADVIDDVIYLDEDQRPLREILRMEGIDTIFFPRPRFSEAWEAFRAGVSRRIGSGYRWYSMLFTTRVKEHRSDASYHEAEYNVRMVSHAFGGKQPPVELVSPRHENVATKSTPPWIIIHPGSGGSAHDWPAERFGQLAKRLSDELNAHIIVTGIESERSVCDAVMSVCPEADDLCGTLDLDDMIDLIASSCVLCANSTGVLHIAAALGVGVVGFYPTTPSMSAKRWGPYTEHAVVLESGLGDDMKKISVDAAVAAVKSLL from the coding sequence ATGACACAAGCCCCCTCTCATATTGCCGTCCTCCGTACCGATCGCCTCGGCGATATGGTGCTCACCCTTCCAATGTTCAATGCCCTGCGAAGCAGGTTTCCGCAGGCACACCTCACTCTCATCACGCGATCCTACGTGCGCCCCCTGGTGCATGAGGCAGATGTGATCGATGACGTGATCTACCTGGACGAAGATCAACGTCCTCTTCGTGAGATCCTCCGCATGGAGGGCATCGACACGATCTTCTTCCCTCGCCCTCGTTTCTCCGAGGCTTGGGAGGCCTTCCGTGCAGGTGTGAGCCGCAGGATCGGCAGCGGATATCGCTGGTATTCGATGCTGTTCACTACTCGAGTAAAAGAACATCGCTCTGATGCGTCCTACCACGAAGCAGAATACAATGTTCGGATGGTGTCTCATGCATTTGGTGGCAAACAACCGCCCGTTGAGCTCGTTTCTCCCCGACATGAGAACGTTGCAACAAAGAGCACTCCTCCGTGGATCATCATTCATCCCGGTTCAGGCGGCTCTGCGCATGACTGGCCGGCAGAACGCTTCGGTCAGCTCGCCAAACGGTTGTCAGATGAACTCAATGCCCACATCATCGTTACCGGCATTGAGTCAGAACGCTCGGTATGTGATGCCGTGATGTCTGTGTGTCCGGAGGCGGACGATCTGTGCGGGACATTGGACCTCGACGATATGATCGACCTCATCGCCTCTTCATGTGTTCTCTGTGCGAACTCCACGGGCGTGCTGCATATCGCTGCGGCCCTTGGCGTTGGTGTTGTTGGTTTCTATCCTACCACGCCATCGATGAGTGCAAAACGCTGGGGACCGTATACAGAACACGCTGTTGTGCTGGAGAGCGGTCTCGGTGATGATATGAAGAAGATCTCTGTGGACGCTGCCGTGGCTGCGGTGAAGTCTCTTCTCTAG
- a CDS encoding TonB-dependent receptor, whose amino-acid sequence MLHTLLLSCSLAFTAPAANDSVRADTTVLPAVNVVAERWLTDETGAGMPITRLDNTLLARLAPQSLVSVLPLIPGVFVRDYGGLGGLKTFSIRGGSSSQALVMIDGARMSSAQAGTIDLGLLPARFVDNVDVIRGGVSALYGANALTGAMDVQLRVPSTPSVRAFAGGGSFDEWRLAMGATANIGSVRIGVDVESLGSAGSFPFTTDQFGETYEINRQNGDVRSTFGTVRCESDDLGSITLFGRSSDRGVPGAVVQGNVTNANARLSDNDLVGLLRIPVATTSLGAVVVNGSGRILVQHYVDPDANITGPDGIDVDYLQHDVSFGATLSGSAVGLVHTTRIDAGYADLIGDEIVTDTGSMVIRRSVGLATDWQWMVNSDLDMRLALRLDGFSDVGWAVSPLIALRYAVLPTLSLRTTWSYNFRPPTFNELYFLNYGTRTLQPERSHSFDVGVVSRPFSWLSIDLDAFAIFTTNLIVSVPVSPVITSAQNVGSARSLGLELTSRGSWFNGRLIAQWSYTLQHVTDETSRPGLDGTMIPYAVPELASLMVQWDDEVWNGSLTWTYTGYRYAQAGGEYTSLMQPFAVVGAQIGVHVKGLSTRADVRIQVDNLFDVSYQVIRGFPMPGRVVRLATSIEVLP is encoded by the coding sequence ATGCTCCATACCCTCCTGCTGTCCTGTTCCCTTGCTTTCACAGCACCTGCTGCGAATGATAGTGTGCGCGCCGATACAACGGTGCTGCCTGCAGTGAACGTTGTAGCCGAACGGTGGCTTACAGACGAAACTGGAGCAGGGATGCCGATCACAAGGCTCGACAATACACTCCTTGCTCGATTGGCACCACAATCGTTGGTCTCTGTCCTACCACTCATACCGGGAGTGTTCGTTCGTGATTATGGTGGACTGGGCGGACTCAAGACTTTTTCTATCCGAGGGGGCTCCTCGTCTCAAGCATTGGTTATGATCGACGGTGCGCGCATGTCTTCGGCACAGGCCGGTACCATTGATCTTGGACTTCTCCCGGCGCGCTTCGTAGACAACGTTGATGTGATACGCGGCGGAGTAAGCGCACTCTATGGCGCAAATGCGCTGACCGGTGCGATGGACGTGCAACTTCGTGTACCGTCAACACCATCTGTCCGCGCCTTTGCCGGCGGTGGATCTTTCGATGAGTGGCGGCTTGCAATGGGAGCAACGGCCAACATCGGATCGGTCAGGATCGGTGTTGATGTTGAATCCCTTGGCAGCGCAGGTTCATTCCCGTTCACCACGGATCAATTCGGTGAAACGTATGAGATCAACCGACAGAACGGTGATGTCCGTTCCACGTTCGGCACCGTGCGATGTGAATCAGATGATCTAGGATCCATCACGTTGTTCGGCAGATCAAGCGATAGAGGTGTTCCTGGCGCAGTGGTGCAAGGAAACGTGACTAATGCCAATGCTCGTCTTTCCGATAACGACCTCGTTGGCCTTCTGCGCATCCCCGTTGCAACAACATCGCTCGGCGCGGTCGTGGTCAATGGTTCCGGACGTATTCTCGTTCAACACTACGTTGATCCGGATGCTAACATTACTGGTCCGGATGGAATAGACGTTGACTATCTGCAGCACGATGTATCCTTCGGTGCAACATTGAGTGGCTCTGCAGTTGGTCTTGTCCATACTACTCGGATCGATGCCGGATATGCAGATCTCATCGGTGATGAGATCGTAACGGACACAGGTTCGATGGTTATCCGCAGATCTGTTGGACTCGCAACTGACTGGCAATGGATGGTGAATTCGGATCTCGACATGCGACTCGCCCTTCGACTCGACGGATTCTCAGACGTTGGATGGGCCGTTTCGCCCCTTATCGCTCTCCGATACGCGGTGCTCCCAACACTCTCTCTACGTACGACGTGGAGCTATAACTTCCGTCCGCCCACGTTCAATGAGCTGTACTTCCTCAACTACGGAACACGCACGTTGCAACCGGAGAGATCACATTCGTTCGACGTGGGTGTAGTTTCTCGACCGTTCTCCTGGCTTAGTATCGACCTCGATGCCTTCGCGATCTTCACCACCAACCTCATCGTGTCGGTTCCGGTGAGCCCCGTTATCACCAGTGCACAGAACGTTGGATCTGCTCGCTCGCTTGGTTTGGAACTCACGTCGCGCGGTTCGTGGTTCAACGGACGATTGATCGCACAGTGGTCGTACACATTGCAGCACGTAACAGATGAAACCAGCAGGCCAGGCCTTGATGGAACGATGATCCCATATGCCGTTCCGGAGCTCGCGTCGTTGATGGTGCAATGGGATGACGAGGTCTGGAACGGGTCTCTTACCTGGACCTATACCGGCTACCGATACGCCCAAGCCGGCGGGGAATACACGTCGTTGATGCAGCCCTTTGCCGTGGTCGGCGCACAGATCGGAGTTCATGTGAAGGGGCTTTCCACTCGTGCAGACGTGCGGATCCAGGTGGACAATCTCTTCGACGTTTCGTACCAGGTGATACGGGGCTTTCCAATGCCCGGACGTGTCGTTCGCTTGGCAACATCGATCGAGGTGTTGCCATGA
- the gatC gene encoding Asp-tRNA(Asn)/Glu-tRNA(Gln) amidotransferase subunit GatC, producing MNVSDIHRIAELARLRFTDAEAEAFAEQFSSIVDYVGAINSVDMSGVEPLTSVNNTVNVLREDIVGECLTTEEALRNAPRKNEAFIKVPKVLG from the coding sequence ATGAATGTATCCGATATCCATCGCATTGCTGAACTCGCCCGACTGAGATTCACGGATGCTGAGGCTGAGGCATTTGCCGAGCAGTTCTCCAGCATCGTGGACTATGTGGGTGCGATCAACTCCGTAGACATGTCAGGTGTTGAACCACTCACGTCTGTGAACAACACCGTGAATGTCCTTCGCGAAGACATTGTTGGGGAGTGCCTCACAACGGAAGAGGCCCTGCGCAATGCTCCACGAAAGAACGAAGCCTTTATCAAGGTGCCCAAGGTTCTGGGATGA
- the kdsB gene encoding 3-deoxy-manno-octulosonate cytidylyltransferase, which produces MIVGIIPARYASTRLPGKPLIDLEGQTMIERVWRAAMAASTFDRVVIATDSEHIVAEAQRIRAEVVLTSPDEPSGTDRCYAAIRALKIAPDVIVNIQGDEPLLQPNVLTHCVEALRSQGADVATPVKRISSVLDLADPNVVKVALTATGRALYFSRSPIPHVRGVEVAQWLATGEYWKHIGLYAYTAESLKQHVMLPPSPLERMEHLEQLRLLEYGAHITCVEIEHDAVSVDTADDVERVRAILRADLA; this is translated from the coding sequence ATGATCGTAGGTATCATTCCGGCACGGTACGCGTCAACGCGGTTGCCGGGAAAGCCCCTTATCGATCTAGAGGGTCAAACGATGATCGAGCGTGTATGGCGTGCAGCCATGGCAGCGTCAACGTTCGACAGAGTGGTGATCGCCACAGATAGTGAACACATCGTTGCTGAGGCCCAGAGGATCCGTGCGGAGGTGGTACTCACGTCTCCAGATGAGCCCAGCGGAACGGACAGATGTTATGCGGCCATACGTGCACTGAAAATCGCTCCTGACGTGATCGTCAACATTCAGGGTGATGAACCACTCTTGCAGCCAAACGTCCTTACACACTGTGTTGAAGCACTTCGCAGTCAGGGCGCCGATGTGGCTACCCCGGTGAAACGTATTTCGTCTGTACTCGATCTTGCCGATCCCAACGTGGTAAAGGTAGCGCTCACGGCAACCGGACGAGCGCTGTATTTCTCACGATCACCGATCCCACACGTGCGCGGCGTGGAAGTTGCGCAATGGTTGGCAACGGGGGAGTACTGGAAACATATCGGACTCTATGCATATACGGCAGAGTCGTTGAAACAACACGTTATGCTGCCCCCTTCGCCTCTAGAACGGATGGAGCATCTTGAGCAGCTTCGGTTGCTTGAGTATGGGGCTCATATCACGTGTGTTGAGATCGAACACGATGCTGTGAGTGTGGATACTGCTGACGATGTAGAGCGCGTGCGAGCCATCCTCCGTGCGGATCTGGCCTAG